GGTGCGTGGTCCGATTCCTCTGCCTACTCGCAAAGAGCGGTTCACAGTACTGACTTCCCCGCACGTCAACAAAGACGCGCGTGATCAGTATGAGATCCGTACTCATAAGCGCGTTTTGGACATTGTCCAGCCAACGGATAAAACCGTTGATGCGCTGATGAAGCTCGACCTTGCGGCAGGCGTGGAAGTGCAGATCAGCCTCGGCTAAAACCGTAAGGTTTTCGTCGTGTAACGCTCTGAAATGGGCGGCCATAGCGGGTGAAAGCCCCGTACACTCATGAGGTTTAAACATGACTATTGGTGTAGTCGGTCGTAAGTGCGGCATGACCCGCATTTTCACCGAAGAAGGTGTCTCCATTCCGGTTACGGTCATTGAGATCGAGCCGAATCGCGTCACTCAGTTCAAAACTGAAGAGTCCGATGGCTATCGCGCAGTGCAGGTCACTGTCGGTGAGCGTCGTGCTTCTCGTGTCAGCAAGGCGCAAGCCGGTCACTTCGCTAAGGCGAATGTCGCGGCAGGTCGTTCTGTTCTGGAGTTTCGTCTTGAAGAAGGCGAATACCAGGCGGGTGATCTGATCAACGCTGAAATTTTCCAAGCTGGTCAGCTGGTGGATGTCACCGGTCAGTCCAAAGGTAAAGGCTTTGCCGGTACCATCAAGCGTTGGAACTTCCGCGGCCAAGACAATACCCACGGTAACTCCGTGTCTCACCGCGTTCCGGGTTCTATCGGCCAGTGCCAGACTCCAGGTCGCGTATTCAAGGGCAAGAAAATGTCCGGCCACTTGGGTGCTGAGCGTGTGACTGTGCAGTCCCTGGAAGTTGTGCGCGTCGATGCTGAGCGTAACCTCCTGCTGATCAAGGGTGCCGTACCTGGCGCTACTGGCGGCAACGTGGTTGTGCGTCCGGCAGTCAAGGCTCGCGGTTAAGGGGAAGCTGACATGCAATTAAATGTAAATGGCGCTCAATCGATCGAAGTATCTGAAGCCACTTTCGGCGGCGCATACAACGAGACCCTGGTTCACCAAGCAGTTGTTGCCTACATGGCAGGTGGTCGTCAGGGCAGCAAGCAGCAGAAGTCCCGTTCCGACGTAGCAGGTGGCGGTAAGCGCCCATGGCGTCAGAAGGGTACTGGCCGTGCTCGTGCTGGTACTACTCGTGGTCCGATCTGGCGTGGCGGTGGTGTGACTTTCGCAGCACGTCCGCAGAATCACGATCAAAAGCTGAACAAGAAGATGTATCGCGCGGCTGTCCGTTCGATCCTGTCTGAACTGGTTCGTAGCGATCGTCTGGTGGTTGTTGAAGATTTCAGCGTACAAGCGCCGAAAACTAAAGAGCTGCTGAGCAAACTGAACGGTCTGGGTCTGAATGACGTACTGATCGTTTCGGATTCTGTTGATGAGAATCTGTACCTGGCTGCACGCAACCTGCCGCA
The Pseudomonas mendocina DNA segment above includes these coding regions:
- the rpsJ gene encoding 30S ribosomal protein S10, producing MQNQQIRIRLKAFDHRLIDQSTQEIVETAKRTGAQVRGPIPLPTRKERFTVLTSPHVNKDARDQYEIRTHKRVLDIVQPTDKTVDALMKLDLAAGVEVQISLG
- the rplC gene encoding 50S ribosomal protein L3 — its product is MTIGVVGRKCGMTRIFTEEGVSIPVTVIEIEPNRVTQFKTEESDGYRAVQVTVGERRASRVSKAQAGHFAKANVAAGRSVLEFRLEEGEYQAGDLINAEIFQAGQLVDVTGQSKGKGFAGTIKRWNFRGQDNTHGNSVSHRVPGSIGQCQTPGRVFKGKKMSGHLGAERVTVQSLEVVRVDAERNLLLIKGAVPGATGGNVVVRPAVKARG
- the rplD gene encoding 50S ribosomal protein L4, which produces MQLNVNGAQSIEVSEATFGGAYNETLVHQAVVAYMAGGRQGSKQQKSRSDVAGGGKRPWRQKGTGRARAGTTRGPIWRGGGVTFAARPQNHDQKLNKKMYRAAVRSILSELVRSDRLVVVEDFSVQAPKTKELLSKLNGLGLNDVLIVSDSVDENLYLAARNLPHVDVRDVQGSDPVSLIAYEKVLVTVSAVKKFEELLG